From the Deinococcus radiophilus genome, one window contains:
- a CDS encoding glycosyltransferase, translating into MRIGIVTATYPPSKNGVATSTALFVRGLRALGHDVRVFAPRHPAQHRRPDWAEEGEVYRLPTSFRAAQLLGAPADYPVLLHPRSLTRRLPLDDLDVLHTMHPFLAGRLALDWSRRSGAPVVYTAHTQYDQYLHYSPVPPRLAAPAMRRHIVQFASEVSAVLAPGQAMHGMLRRYGFQGDVQIFPNPVDLSAFRETDGSPLNGAAFRQQFGLSEAAPLAMYLGRLAPEKNLTVLLSAFAQARQQRPELRLAIVGDGPSATDLARQLPEGALMTGGLPYAQVPRALTAADAFVTASTSEVLPMSMIEALAAGAPLVAARSPAALDLVREGENGSVTDPTPGALAAGLLRTLDPARLPALQVGATQSAEAYDLRLRAQALADLYAGLERRPTSFKRARLQPF; encoded by the coding sequence GTGCGTATCGGGATCGTCACCGCCACCTATCCCCCCTCCAAGAATGGGGTGGCCACCTCAACTGCGCTGTTTGTGCGTGGCTTGCGGGCGCTTGGGCATGATGTGCGGGTATTTGCCCCACGTCACCCGGCCCAGCATCGTCGCCCCGACTGGGCCGAAGAAGGCGAAGTGTATCGCCTGCCCACATCCTTCCGGGCCGCACAGTTGCTGGGAGCTCCAGCGGATTATCCGGTCTTGTTGCATCCCCGCTCTCTGACCCGCCGCCTGCCGCTGGACGATCTGGACGTCCTGCACACCATGCACCCTTTCCTGGCGGGAAGACTGGCGCTGGACTGGTCCCGCCGCTCGGGTGCGCCGGTGGTGTACACCGCCCACACCCAGTACGACCAGTACCTGCACTACTCACCTGTACCGCCACGGCTGGCCGCTCCAGCCATGCGGCGGCACATCGTCCAGTTTGCGTCAGAGGTGTCCGCCGTGCTGGCCCCTGGGCAGGCGATGCATGGCATGCTGCGCCGTTACGGATTTCAGGGCGACGTCCAGATTTTTCCCAATCCGGTCGACCTCTCGGCTTTCCGCGAAACCGACGGCTCGCCGCTAAACGGCGCTGCCTTCCGTCAACAATTCGGACTCTCCGAAGCGGCGCCACTGGCGATGTATCTGGGACGCCTGGCCCCTGAAAAGAACCTGACTGTTCTGCTCAGCGCCTTTGCACAGGCCCGGCAACAACGCCCAGAGCTGCGGCTGGCCATTGTTGGGGACGGTCCCAGTGCCACCGATCTGGCGCGGCAACTGCCTGAAGGCGCCCTGATGACTGGCGGACTGCCCTACGCGCAAGTGCCGCGCGCGCTGACGGCTGCCGACGCCTTCGTGACTGCGAGCACGTCTGAGGTGCTGCCCATGAGCATGATTGAGGCGTTGGCCGCCGGTGCCCCACTGGTCGCCGCCCGCAGCCCTGCTGCTCTGGACCTGGTGCGTGAGGGCGAAAATGGCAGTGTGACTGATCCCACCCCTGGCGCTCTGGCTGCGGGTCTGCTCCGCACCCTTGACCCTGCCCGGCTCCCTGCGCTGCAAGTGGGAGCCACCCAGAGTGCCGAAGCCTACGATCTGCGCCTACGTGCCCAGGCGTTGGCCGACCTGTATGCCGGGCTGGAACGCCGTCCCACATCCTTCAAACGCGCTCGCCTGCAACCGTTTTAG
- a CDS encoding Ppx/GppA phosphatase family protein: protein MRVAVADVGTNSTHLLIAEAQGGHYRVLDALKVRTRLGECLDERGHMTPQGEGRLREALLRFRELAGALEVPSVRVYATSALREAPNGPEIAERMRQETGVYPVIISGEREGRLTYLGASHAVDFGEDNVLLDLGGGSLEIVRGHGEEVQDVISLPLGGIRMQDRFLRRDPTSKSEYRALVAYLHGALEPYQARFGVSEATQVFLSSGTAQDLALALAAGRGLTPSSTNGLRISVEDLGELIGQLRRMNEEERAQIPAFAKRARIIVAAATVLHTALTVLGASSAVISEGALREGMLAEELQRHEQYVSGLSARHRSALALAERFRVDLPHARQVTALSRELYTQLCEQGEALPSHGRGLLRAAATLHEAGQLIAQSSHHKHSAYLIRHGGLLGFGPDEVELVAQIARYHRRSLPKDSHPEFVVLSGADQRLVSQMAAILRVADGLDRSYGGHTRLEALERSGKGWQLTACVPNTLDRQGAQEKADLWEREFGPLSFVWLTEEDCLNEEEMALPLDGAQINSPTA from the coding sequence ATGCGCGTTGCCGTGGCCGATGTTGGCACCAATTCCACCCATCTCCTGATCGCTGAGGCCCAGGGAGGCCACTACCGCGTTCTGGACGCCCTTAAGGTTCGTACCCGTCTGGGCGAATGCTTGGATGAACGCGGGCATATGACGCCGCAAGGCGAAGGGCGGCTGCGTGAAGCCCTGCTGCGCTTCCGCGAACTGGCAGGCGCTCTGGAGGTGCCCAGCGTGCGGGTCTACGCCACCTCGGCGCTGCGCGAGGCCCCCAACGGCCCCGAAATTGCCGAGCGGATGCGCCAGGAAACCGGGGTTTATCCAGTCATCATCAGCGGTGAGCGCGAAGGGCGGCTGACCTATCTGGGCGCGTCACACGCGGTAGATTTTGGCGAGGACAATGTGCTGTTGGACCTGGGCGGTGGCAGTCTGGAAATCGTACGCGGGCACGGCGAAGAGGTCCAGGACGTGATCAGCCTGCCGCTGGGCGGGATTCGGATGCAGGACCGCTTCTTGCGGCGCGACCCCACCAGCAAGTCCGAGTACCGGGCACTGGTCGCCTACTTGCACGGCGCACTGGAGCCGTACCAGGCACGCTTTGGAGTGAGTGAAGCAACGCAAGTGTTCCTCTCCAGCGGGACTGCACAGGACTTGGCCCTGGCCCTGGCCGCTGGTCGGGGACTGACCCCCAGCAGCACCAACGGCCTACGGATCAGCGTGGAAGACCTGGGCGAACTGATTGGGCAACTGCGCCGGATGAACGAGGAGGAACGCGCCCAGATTCCCGCCTTTGCCAAGCGGGCGCGGATCATCGTGGCGGCAGCCACCGTGCTGCACACGGCCCTCACCGTCCTGGGAGCCAGCAGCGCCGTCATCAGCGAAGGTGCGCTGCGTGAGGGTATGCTGGCCGAGGAATTGCAGCGCCACGAGCAGTATGTTTCGGGCCTCAGCGCCCGGCACCGCAGCGCCCTGGCCCTGGCCGAACGCTTCCGGGTGGACCTGCCGCATGCCCGCCAGGTCACGGCCCTCAGCCGCGAACTCTATACCCAGCTGTGCGAACAGGGTGAGGCCCTCCCCAGCCATGGACGCGGCCTGCTACGCGCTGCCGCCACCCTACACGAAGCGGGTCAGCTGATCGCCCAGAGCAGCCACCACAAGCACTCGGCTTACCTGATTCGGCACGGCGGCCTGCTGGGCTTTGGCCCCGACGAGGTGGAACTGGTCGCGCAGATTGCCCGTTATCACCGCCGCAGCCTACCCAAGGACTCACATCCAGAATTCGTGGTCCTGAGCGGGGCTGACCAGCGGCTGGTATCGCAAATGGCCGCCATCCTGCGTGTGGCTGACGGTCTGGACCGCTCTTACGGTGGCCACACCCGCCTAGAAGCCCTGGAACGTAGCGGCAAAGGCTGGCAGCTGACCGCCTGCGTGCCCAACACGCTGGACCGCCAGGGTGCCCAGGAAAAAGCCGACCTTTGGGAGCGCGAATTTGGGCCGCTCAGCTTTGTGTGGCTGACCGAAGAAGATTGCCTGAACGAAGAGGAAATGGCCCTGCCGCTGGATGGGGCGCAGATCAACTCTCCTACCGCCTGA
- a CDS encoding DUF177 domain-containing protein: protein MTDQTPLPQVHLGQLLRTGQDAHAEGEVQELRYEQGGPQVLTFAEPAPYRVDINGVGGDDFYLQGYFQPTLNTECARCLRPVELPLDLPLGMLMRFDPSVEQPYIEEAESGEELLMFGEPLLDLSGFLAETALISVPLVVLHSPDCKGLCQVCGQDLNEALCEHVAAVPIEDEAQARQILADAADSPFAALRGLDLPDSVAEEEADEEPDLDRGAKRS, encoded by the coding sequence ATGACCGATCAGACTCCTCTGCCACAAGTTCACCTGGGCCAGTTGCTGCGGACCGGGCAAGACGCCCACGCCGAAGGCGAAGTGCAGGAACTTCGCTATGAGCAGGGCGGCCCACAGGTGCTGACCTTTGCTGAGCCAGCCCCATACCGCGTAGATATCAACGGCGTTGGCGGCGACGACTTTTACCTTCAGGGCTACTTCCAGCCCACGCTGAATACCGAGTGTGCCCGCTGCCTGCGCCCGGTCGAGCTACCGCTGGACCTGCCCCTGGGGATGCTGATGCGATTTGATCCCTCCGTGGAGCAACCCTACATCGAAGAAGCCGAAAGCGGCGAAGAACTGCTGATGTTCGGCGAGCCGCTGCTGGACCTGAGCGGCTTCCTGGCAGAGACGGCACTGATCAGCGTGCCCCTGGTGGTGTTGCACTCGCCTGATTGCAAGGGGCTGTGCCAAGTCTGCGGCCAGGACCTGAATGAAGCCCTGTGTGAACACGTCGCCGCTGTACCGATTGAGGACGAAGCACAGGCCCGTCAGATTCTGGCCGACGCCGCCGACAGTCCTTTTGCGGCGCTGCGCGGTCTGGACTTGCCAGACAGTGTTGCCGAAGAGGAGGCTGACGAAGAACCCGACCTAGACCGTGGGGCCAAGCGCTCTTGA
- a CDS encoding adenylosuccinate synthase, with the protein MPGIAIIGAQWGDEGKGKITDFLAPAAGYVVRYQGGANAGHTVTAKGQTFKLNLLPSGVLHSGTVSVLGDGMVIDPDKFLAEREQLVAGGLEPDLRISDRAHLVLPHHKYVDGRADFVGTTGKGIGPAYADRARRVGLRFGDLQDDHVLRERLERLLEAKPNSTRDAGWDSVQTAFDALQPTREALLPFVQDTGTMLRAAIKAGENVLFEGAQATLLDLNYGTYPFVTSSHPTVGGVLVGAGVSHKALGRVYGVAKAFNTRVGHGPFVTEVHSDEEILRLRGDGSNPWDEFGTTTGRPRRVGWLDLELLKYAVEVNGLDGLVINKMDILSGLETVPVCVGYGSEGQPIMREMKGWASTEGVQDRAGLPKEAQAYLDLIEEVTGCPVVIFSCGPAREQTYGQVSWD; encoded by the coding sequence ATGCCTGGTATTGCAATTATTGGAGCGCAGTGGGGCGATGAGGGCAAGGGCAAGATCACCGATTTTCTGGCCCCGGCCGCAGGCTATGTGGTGCGCTATCAGGGCGGAGCCAACGCCGGGCATACGGTGACCGCTAAGGGGCAGACCTTCAAACTGAACCTGTTGCCCAGCGGTGTGCTGCACAGCGGCACGGTCAGTGTGTTGGGTGACGGCATGGTCATTGACCCTGACAAGTTTCTGGCCGAGCGTGAGCAACTGGTTGCGGGCGGTCTGGAACCTGACCTGCGGATTTCCGACCGGGCCCATCTCGTCTTGCCGCACCACAAGTATGTGGATGGCCGCGCTGACTTTGTGGGAACCACCGGCAAGGGCATTGGCCCCGCTTACGCCGACCGCGCCCGCCGCGTAGGCCTGCGCTTCGGTGACCTGCAGGACGATCATGTGCTACGCGAGCGCCTGGAACGCCTGCTGGAAGCCAAGCCCAACTCCACCCGTGACGCAGGCTGGGACAGCGTGCAGACGGCCTTTGACGCGCTGCAACCCACCCGTGAGGCGCTGCTGCCCTTTGTGCAGGACACCGGCACCATGCTGCGCGCGGCCATCAAAGCCGGCGAGAACGTCCTGTTTGAGGGGGCACAGGCCACCCTGCTGGATCTCAACTACGGCACTTACCCGTTTGTGACCAGCAGCCACCCCACCGTAGGCGGTGTGCTGGTCGGTGCCGGTGTCAGCCACAAGGCGCTCGGCCGCGTGTACGGCGTCGCCAAGGCGTTCAACACCCGCGTGGGCCACGGTCCCTTTGTCACGGAGGTTCACAGCGACGAGGAAATCCTGCGCCTGCGCGGCGACGGTTCCAACCCCTGGGACGAGTTCGGCACCACGACGGGCCGCCCCCGCCGGGTGGGCTGGCTGGACCTGGAACTGCTGAAATACGCCGTGGAAGTCAACGGTCTGGACGGTCTGGTCATCAACAAGATGGATATTCTCTCGGGCTTGGAGACGGTGCCGGTGTGCGTGGGCTACGGCAGCGAAGGCCAGCCCATCATGCGCGAGATGAAAGGCTGGGCCAGCACTGAAGGTGTGCAGGACCGCGCCGGCCTGCCGAAAGAAGCCCAGGCCTACTTGGACCTGATCGAAGAAGTGACCGGCTGCCCCGTCGTCATCTTCTCGTGTGGCCCCGCCCGCGAACAGACCTACGGCCAGGTGAGCTGGGACTAA
- the moaC gene encoding cyclic pyranopterin monophosphate synthase MoaC yields the protein MSTKLTHFRSGQPQMVDVSQKAVTVREATAEGWVRLPPEARAALESGTTPKGDPLTVARLAGIQAAKRTADLVLLCHPLPITGSRVDLTLEPQGVRIVATVRTGGQTGVEMEALTAVSVAALNVYDMLKAVSKAVQIDGIRLLHKSGGKSGDYRVDDLPSAVTESGHEKPSAEK from the coding sequence TTGAGCACTAAGCTGACCCACTTCCGCAGTGGGCAACCGCAGATGGTGGATGTCTCGCAGAAGGCTGTCACGGTCCGCGAAGCCACTGCGGAAGGCTGGGTACGCCTGCCGCCCGAGGCCCGCGCAGCCCTAGAATCGGGCACCACTCCTAAAGGTGATCCGCTGACCGTGGCGCGGTTGGCGGGGATTCAAGCGGCCAAACGTACGGCTGATCTGGTGCTGCTGTGCCATCCCCTGCCCATCACCGGCAGTCGCGTAGACCTGACCCTGGAGCCGCAAGGGGTCAGGATCGTGGCCACGGTGAGGACGGGGGGCCAAACCGGAGTTGAGATGGAAGCCCTAACGGCCGTGAGCGTAGCTGCGCTGAACGTCTACGACATGCTCAAGGCTGTCAGCAAAGCAGTTCAGATCGACGGTATCCGCTTGCTGCACAAGTCCGGAGGCAAGAGCGGAGATTACCGCGTAGATGACTTGCCGAGCGCCGTGACTGAGTCTGGCCACGAGAAGCCATCAGCTGAAAAATAG
- a CDS encoding Fur family transcriptional regulator, whose amino-acid sequence MTRTTQQREVIAMVIDEAEGPLTVPEILSRAQQTLPRLGIATVYRTLKLLTEQHQIQAVAVDGESHYERTGQGHHHHFACGQCGRVFTLHICPVDLPTGTVFAGGFEVERHEVTLYGTCPDCRVQRN is encoded by the coding sequence ATGACCCGCACCACCCAGCAGCGGGAAGTCATTGCCATGGTCATTGATGAAGCGGAAGGTCCACTCACTGTGCCGGAGATTCTCAGCCGGGCACAGCAAACTTTGCCGCGGCTGGGTATTGCTACGGTCTACCGAACCCTCAAGCTCCTGACCGAACAGCACCAGATTCAGGCAGTGGCGGTAGATGGGGAGTCACACTATGAGCGTACCGGGCAGGGCCACCACCATCACTTTGCCTGTGGGCAATGTGGCCGGGTCTTCACCCTGCACATCTGTCCAGTAGACCTACCTACCGGCACCGTGTTTGCAGGTGGGTTCGAGGTGGAGCGCCACGAAGTGACCTTATATGGCACCTGCCCTGACTGCCGGGTACAGCGCAACTGA
- a CDS encoding vWA domain-containing protein: MTTGKTTRYSRFEGELDSLEASELMQMIQEALLGQGFNDPYDPDPDARPSMDDLFDAILEALAERNMIPEDQLLEALQADDISQTRIGQQIERLMDKLQEEGFIRKELGEDGGGQGGAGEGGEATFQLTDKSIDFLGYRSLRDLMGGLGHSGAGSHDTRDYASGIEMSGELKNYEFGDTLNLDTTATLGNVMGKGFEQLEESDLVIRQAEYHSSAATVVMLDCSHSMILYGEDRFTPAKQVALALAHLIRTQYAGDTVKFVLFHDSAEEVPVSKLAQAQIGPYHTNTAGGLRLAQQLLRRENKDMKQIVMITDGKPSALTLPDGRIYKNPYGLDPYVMGATLREVANCRRSGIQVNTFMLAQDPDLLAFVRRVAEMTRGKAYFTTPQNIGQYVLMDFVANKTKLVN; encoded by the coding sequence ATGACCACAGGCAAGACGACCCGTTACAGCCGCTTCGAGGGCGAACTGGACTCCCTGGAAGCCAGCGAGCTGATGCAGATGATCCAAGAAGCCTTGCTGGGCCAGGGCTTCAACGACCCCTACGACCCCGACCCGGACGCCCGCCCCAGCATGGATGACCTGTTTGACGCCATTCTTGAAGCGCTGGCCGAGCGGAACATGATTCCCGAAGACCAGCTGCTCGAAGCCCTCCAGGCCGACGACATCTCCCAGACGCGTATCGGGCAGCAGATTGAGCGGCTGATGGACAAGTTGCAGGAAGAAGGCTTTATCCGCAAAGAGCTGGGCGAGGACGGCGGGGGCCAAGGCGGCGCGGGCGAGGGCGGCGAGGCCACCTTCCAGCTGACCGACAAGAGCATCGACTTCCTGGGCTACCGGTCGCTGCGCGACCTGATGGGCGGTCTCGGCCATTCCGGGGCCGGCTCGCACGACACCCGCGACTACGCCAGCGGAATAGAGATGTCCGGCGAGCTGAAGAACTACGAGTTCGGCGACACCCTCAACCTGGACACCACCGCCACCCTCGGCAACGTGATGGGCAAGGGCTTCGAGCAGCTGGAGGAATCGGACCTGGTCATCCGGCAGGCCGAATACCATTCCTCGGCGGCCACCGTGGTGATGCTGGACTGCTCGCACTCCATGATTCTGTATGGCGAGGACCGCTTCACGCCGGCCAAACAGGTCGCGCTGGCGCTGGCCCACCTGATTCGCACCCAGTACGCGGGCGACACGGTCAAGTTCGTGCTGTTCCACGACTCGGCCGAGGAGGTGCCGGTGTCCAAACTGGCCCAGGCGCAAATCGGGCCGTACCACACCAACACGGCAGGCGGGCTGCGGCTGGCGCAGCAGCTGCTGCGGCGCGAGAACAAGGACATGAAGCAGATCGTGATGATTACCGACGGCAAGCCTTCCGCGCTCACCCTGCCCGACGGCCGCATCTACAAGAACCCCTACGGCCTGGACCCCTACGTGATGGGCGCGACCCTGCGCGAGGTCGCCAACTGCCGCCGCAGCGGGATTCAGGTGAACACCTTCATGCTGGCGCAGGACCCGGACCTTCT
- the rpsO gene encoding 30S ribosomal protein S15, protein MIDKQQVITDNQRKDGDNGSTEVQIALLTARINNLSQHLQANKKDKHSQRGLQLLNGQRRRLLKYLERKDYDGYIALTDKLGIRRGQRIVK, encoded by the coding sequence ATGATTGACAAGCAACAAGTGATTACCGACAACCAGCGCAAAGACGGCGACAACGGCAGCACCGAGGTGCAGATTGCTCTGCTGACCGCCCGTATCAACAACCTCAGCCAGCACCTGCAGGCCAACAAGAAAGACAAGCACAGCCAGCGCGGCCTGCAACTGCTGAACGGTCAGCGCCGCCGCCTGCTGAAGTACCTGGAGCGCAAGGACTACGACGGCTACATCGCCCTGACCGACAAGCTGGGCATCCGCCGCGGTCAACGCATCGTCAAATAA
- the folE gene encoding GTP cyclohydrolase I FolE translates to MTTPPNISAADEQIEVPGLSGLTRDWLSAIGEDPDREGLQRTPHRVAKAWGFLTAGYGQTLEDAAGSAVFAAEGSEMVIVKDIEFYSMCEHHMLPFYGRAHVAYIPGDKILGLSKFARIVDLYSRRLQVQERITTQVADAIEELLEPKGVAVLMEGIHLCMAMRGVQKQNSSTTTSAMRGLFRNDPRTRAEFMSAVQGTLRNR, encoded by the coding sequence TTGACCACCCCACCCAACATCAGTGCTGCCGACGAGCAGATAGAAGTGCCAGGTCTGTCCGGCCTGACCCGCGACTGGCTCTCGGCCATCGGAGAAGACCCGGACCGCGAGGGGTTACAGCGCACGCCACACCGGGTCGCCAAAGCCTGGGGGTTTCTGACCGCCGGCTACGGGCAGACCCTGGAAGATGCCGCAGGCAGCGCTGTCTTTGCCGCCGAGGGCAGCGAAATGGTGATTGTCAAAGACATCGAGTTTTATTCGATGTGCGAACATCACATGTTGCCCTTCTATGGCCGCGCCCACGTCGCCTATATTCCCGGCGATAAGATTCTGGGCCTGAGCAAGTTCGCCAGAATCGTGGACCTCTATTCACGCCGCTTACAGGTGCAGGAGCGCATCACCACCCAGGTCGCTGACGCCATTGAAGAATTGCTCGAACCCAAGGGGGTTGCGGTGCTGATGGAAGGCATTCACCTGTGTATGGCGATGCGCGGCGTGCAGAAGCAGAACTCCAGCACGACCACCTCGGCCATGCGGGGCCTGTTCCGTAACGATCCACGTACCCGCGCCGAGTTCATGAGCGCGGTGCAGGGCACGCTGCGAAACCGCTGA
- a CDS encoding tetratricopeptide repeat protein: protein MRFLTPLTLLSLLLVPAVQAQTTVPIPAATTAQATTPATPAQVSYRDAAQAAAQARTLAEQARAQYPAGSASIDQTLWRQAAEAAEAAVRLEPGNSEYLALRADIYTTTGFWSRALSSWQVYFAAAGTQATPQARAAAGQVYYNLAYAAYTRQDLPGAAQLLDECLNVAPEDAQCAAWAGRVALESGDPARAQTLYARAAQLNPQDRTASYFAQVSARASQYGAAATRAFSQAYADLDAGRKAEALRGFQAAAQQAPTFAEAWREAGRVALDLGDAQAAHTAYTALSRLPGATASDAYNLSLSAEGTQYTLQAAQLFRQGYNLYTASNRSGAETVFRQATQSSPSYAKAWSWLGRVQYEAGRYADAAQSYARAVELNPADSAAAHFLRLSRARL, encoded by the coding sequence ATGCGTTTCCTCACTCCTTTGACCCTGCTCAGCTTGTTGCTGGTCCCTGCAGTCCAGGCCCAGACGACGGTGCCGATCCCCGCTGCTACCACGGCACAGGCCACCACGCCGGCCACCCCAGCCCAGGTAAGCTACCGTGACGCCGCACAGGCCGCGGCTCAGGCGCGTACCCTGGCTGAGCAGGCCCGTGCCCAGTACCCGGCAGGGAGTGCCTCTATTGACCAGACCCTCTGGCGACAGGCTGCCGAAGCTGCCGAGGCCGCCGTGCGCTTGGAACCGGGCAACAGCGAGTACCTGGCCCTGCGTGCCGACATCTACACGACCACCGGCTTCTGGTCGCGGGCGCTGAGCAGCTGGCAGGTCTATTTCGCCGCTGCGGGCACGCAGGCCACCCCTCAGGCCCGTGCTGCTGCCGGGCAGGTCTACTACAATCTGGCGTACGCGGCCTATACCCGTCAGGATTTGCCTGGAGCCGCGCAACTGTTGGATGAGTGCCTCAACGTGGCTCCCGAAGACGCCCAATGCGCCGCCTGGGCTGGACGGGTGGCCCTGGAAAGCGGTGACCCGGCCCGCGCCCAGACCCTGTATGCCCGCGCCGCGCAGCTGAACCCTCAGGACCGCACCGCCAGCTATTTCGCGCAGGTATCGGCCCGCGCCAGCCAGTACGGTGCTGCCGCCACCCGTGCCTTCAGTCAGGCCTATGCCGACCTGGACGCTGGACGCAAAGCCGAAGCCCTGCGGGGTTTTCAGGCTGCCGCACAGCAAGCTCCCACCTTTGCTGAGGCCTGGCGCGAAGCAGGCCGTGTAGCGCTAGACCTGGGAGACGCGCAGGCTGCCCACACCGCTTACACCGCCCTGAGCCGTCTGCCCGGAGCCACTGCGTCGGATGCCTATAACCTCAGCCTGAGTGCTGAGGGGACGCAGTACACCCTGCAGGCCGCACAGCTGTTCCGTCAGGGCTACAACCTGTACACTGCCAGCAACCGCAGCGGGGCTGAAACGGTCTTCCGGCAGGCGACCCAATCCAGCCCCAGTTATGCCAAGGCCTGGTCGTGGCTGGGCCGCGTACAGTACGAGGCTGGCCGCTACGCCGACGCGGCCCAGAGCTATGCCCGCGCCGTAGAGCTGAACCCCGCTGACAGTGCTGCCGCACACTTCCTGCGGCTGTCTCGCGCTCGGCTCTAA
- a CDS encoding glucose-1-phosphate thymidylyltransferase, whose amino-acid sequence MKAIIPAAGLGTRMRPLTFTRPKPVLRVAGAPIIQHAIASLRAAGIREVGVVVSDITRDEIAHVTEQISDMQIELINQHQQLGLGHAVLTAREWVGDSDFCVYLGDNLFERGIAPYVEQFQRSQAEALIALVEVSNPTAFGVAEMDGEQIIRLVEKPKNPPSNLAVAGFYCFTPRFFGALTNLSPSARGEYEITDAIQVLIEAGESVMGQKVEGWWKDTGRPEDLLDANRLLLERLETVCDGHIEESRITGRVQIPATSRVVRSKIVGPVLLGEHVVVEDAYIGPFTSVGDHTEIRGAEVEHSVVDAEAKILNLPTRLQDCLIGLRAQVRGGRTVPRTHKLTISDASVIELA is encoded by the coding sequence ATGAAAGCCATTATTCCCGCTGCTGGCCTGGGAACCCGGATGCGTCCGTTGACCTTTACCCGTCCCAAACCAGTGCTGCGGGTAGCGGGTGCTCCTATCATTCAGCACGCCATCGCGTCTTTGCGGGCCGCTGGCATTCGTGAGGTGGGCGTGGTGGTATCGGATATCACCCGTGACGAGATCGCGCACGTCACCGAGCAGATCAGTGACATGCAGATTGAGCTGATTAATCAGCACCAACAGCTGGGGCTGGGACACGCGGTCCTGACCGCCCGTGAATGGGTCGGGGACAGTGATTTCTGTGTTTACCTGGGCGACAATCTGTTTGAGCGGGGCATCGCGCCTTATGTGGAGCAGTTTCAGCGATCACAGGCCGAAGCGCTGATCGCGCTGGTCGAAGTGAGCAACCCTACAGCCTTCGGCGTGGCCGAGATGGACGGTGAGCAGATCATTCGACTGGTTGAGAAGCCGAAAAATCCTCCCAGCAATCTGGCGGTAGCCGGGTTTTATTGCTTTACACCACGTTTTTTTGGAGCACTGACAAATCTATCCCCTTCTGCCCGTGGCGAGTATGAAATCACCGATGCCATCCAGGTCTTGATTGAGGCGGGTGAATCTGTGATGGGACAGAAGGTAGAGGGCTGGTGGAAAGACACGGGCCGCCCCGAAGACCTGCTGGATGCCAACCGTCTGTTGCTGGAGCGTCTGGAAACGGTCTGTGACGGCCATATTGAAGAGAGCCGCATTACAGGGCGGGTGCAGATTCCCGCCACCTCGCGGGTCGTCCGTAGCAAGATTGTGGGTCCAGTGCTGTTGGGGGAACATGTGGTGGTTGAAGACGCTTACATCGGGCCATTTACCAGCGTTGGCGATCATACCGAGATCCGTGGGGCCGAAGTAGAGCACTCGGTGGTGGACGCCGAAGCCAAGATCCTGAATCTGCCGACCCGTTTGCAGGACTGCTTGATCGGCTTACGTGCCCAGGTCCGTGGCGGGCGCACTGTGCCGCGTACGCACAAGCTGACCATCTCGGATGCCAGTGTGATCGAACTGGCCTGA